Proteins from a single region of Dyadobacter fanqingshengii:
- a CDS encoding glycosyltransferase, with amino-acid sequence MISVIICSANSEELQSVRENIDQTIGVAYEIIAFDNGNAEKGICELYNQGAERAKFDNLVFMHEDIEMKTEHWGAKVLEVFAAHPNLGLMGIAGGGYKSVVPSSWYNADLEVNGGFYCNLIQGFKYSGREAFLDYRNAKNEKLTKVASIDGCWMATKKKIALANSFDQDLLKHFHAYDIDFSLAVGRQYDVAVTYEVLLSHFSEGNFSHNWEDEILKVHKKWSAVLPVNADGLDEKTLLRYERRAFRMYFEKQLDKGKTYHELMQICWHARKSRIFKGLKWYKMFVDLWRVWGKADNFE; translated from the coding sequence ATGATATCTGTAATCATTTGTTCAGCCAATTCCGAAGAACTGCAATCGGTCAGAGAGAATATTGATCAAACCATTGGTGTTGCTTACGAGATTATCGCTTTTGATAATGGGAATGCGGAAAAAGGAATCTGTGAACTGTATAATCAGGGTGCCGAAAGAGCCAAATTCGACAATTTGGTATTTATGCATGAGGATATCGAAATGAAAACGGAGCACTGGGGAGCAAAGGTTCTGGAAGTATTTGCCGCTCATCCAAACTTGGGACTCATGGGCATCGCGGGTGGCGGATACAAATCGGTGGTCCCGTCGAGCTGGTATAACGCGGATCTGGAAGTCAATGGCGGGTTTTATTGCAATTTGATCCAGGGGTTTAAATACTCGGGTAGGGAAGCATTTCTGGATTACCGCAATGCAAAAAATGAAAAACTAACGAAAGTGGCGAGCATCGACGGTTGCTGGATGGCTACGAAAAAGAAAATCGCGCTTGCGAACTCTTTTGATCAAGATCTCCTGAAACATTTCCACGCATACGACATTGATTTTTCACTCGCGGTAGGAAGGCAATATGATGTGGCTGTGACATATGAAGTGCTTTTGAGCCATTTTTCAGAAGGAAATTTCAGCCATAACTGGGAGGACGAGATCCTCAAAGTCCACAAGAAATGGAGTGCCGTATTACCCGTTAATGCAGATGGGCTGGATGAAAAAACGCTGCTCAGATATGAACGAAGGGCTTTCAGAATGTACTTTGAAAAGCAGCTGGACAAAGGCAAAACCTATCATGAGCTCATGCAGATCTGCTGGCACGCCAGGAAATCCAGGATTTTTAAGGGTTTGAAGTGGTATAAGATGTTTGTGGACCTTTGGAGGGTTTGGGGGAAGGCTGATAATTTTGAATGA
- a CDS encoding DUF5672 family protein, translating to MSSTQKVAVVIPVYKTQLSDYEKISIQQCRKVLFNHPIIALKPETLDLDELGSDNIFTGSVSFDPAFFENVQGYNKLMLSPDFYKQFLGYEYILIYQLDAFVFKDELLKWCNSGYDYIGAPWPKRLEEPDIVKAFKTRAITLYHIWKNTFEDGLPIQRQFDNVVGNGGFSLRRVKKLYNLATSMQDKVSEYHQRHEHHFHEDVFWSIEVNRKWHRLSIPSFKTAYKFSIENNPERGVRFNKGLPFGCHAWDAPDNLKYWKPILEDLGYEIILNE from the coding sequence ATGAGTAGCACCCAAAAAGTTGCTGTTGTCATTCCCGTTTACAAAACGCAGCTTTCAGACTACGAGAAAATTTCCATTCAGCAATGCAGGAAAGTGTTGTTCAACCACCCGATTATTGCGCTGAAACCGGAAACACTTGATCTGGATGAATTGGGAAGCGATAACATTTTTACCGGGTCTGTTAGTTTTGATCCTGCTTTTTTTGAGAATGTCCAGGGTTACAACAAGCTCATGCTCAGCCCCGATTTCTACAAGCAATTTCTTGGTTATGAGTATATTCTGATTTACCAATTGGATGCTTTTGTATTCAAAGACGAGCTTCTGAAATGGTGTAACAGCGGTTACGATTATATTGGGGCACCCTGGCCGAAGCGCCTGGAAGAGCCGGACATCGTGAAAGCATTCAAAACCCGCGCGATCACATTGTATCACATTTGGAAAAACACTTTTGAAGACGGATTGCCCATTCAGCGGCAATTTGATAATGTGGTGGGTAATGGTGGATTTTCACTCAGGCGGGTCAAAAAACTTTACAATCTGGCCACCAGCATGCAGGATAAGGTGAGCGAATATCATCAGCGGCACGAGCACCACTTTCACGAAGACGTATTTTGGAGCATTGAAGTAAATAGAAAATGGCATCGTTTAAGCATTCCGTCCTTCAAAACTGCTTATAAATTCTCCATAGAAAACAACCCGGAGCGCGGCGTACGCTTCAACAAAGGACTCCCCTTCGGCTGCCACGCCTGGGACGCTCCGGATAATCTGAAATACTGGAAGCCGATTTTGGAAGATTTGGGCTATGAAATAATTTTGAATGAGTGA
- a CDS encoding AI-2E family transporter — MKESVSKILVWVLLIIAIPAGLYFGKTFLAPLAIGIVLSMMLIPVMDWLMSKGLSKGLAVAGSTLVLLLFAVFLGTLITIQVKMISRDWPEIEKKSVQYLEQAQSFIEEKSGLDPDEQLKEAKAVLKKLGSGSPAALGSVGGAIANVILIVVYVVLLLSQRARFKEFILLNFPKQDHIRVRKALKEIRKTSGGYFYGMLKAMIILAILYGTGFMIGGVKYAFLLALIAAVFSFIPYVGNTIGGGLAAMLALVSGGPSSVLTVLIVMFAAQMIDNYITQPYVVGKEVDLNPFMTITSVVAFGVLWGIAGAIIAIPLTGIIRVAFQYLPNTKSLAFVMGNEKPVEDLQGVKEQVDERNSA; from the coding sequence ATGAAGGAAAGCGTCTCTAAGATCTTAGTTTGGGTATTATTAATCATTGCAATTCCGGCCGGGTTATATTTCGGCAAAACGTTTCTGGCGCCTCTCGCCATAGGCATTGTTTTATCAATGATGCTTATTCCGGTAATGGACTGGCTCATGTCCAAGGGGCTTTCCAAAGGTTTGGCCGTTGCCGGAAGCACGCTTGTTTTGCTGCTTTTCGCGGTTTTTCTAGGCACATTAATAACCATTCAGGTGAAAATGATTTCCCGCGACTGGCCTGAAATTGAGAAAAAATCAGTTCAGTATCTGGAACAGGCGCAATCGTTCATTGAAGAAAAATCCGGACTTGATCCCGACGAGCAACTGAAAGAAGCAAAAGCTGTTCTGAAAAAACTGGGAAGCGGCAGTCCGGCTGCGCTCGGTTCGGTAGGAGGGGCCATTGCCAACGTTATCCTGATCGTGGTTTATGTGGTTTTGTTATTGTCTCAAAGAGCGCGTTTCAAAGAGTTTATATTACTGAATTTCCCCAAGCAGGATCATATCCGTGTACGAAAAGCATTAAAGGAAATACGAAAAACTTCGGGCGGCTATTTCTACGGAATGCTGAAAGCCATGATTATTCTGGCGATCCTTTACGGGACTGGCTTCATGATCGGCGGCGTTAAATATGCTTTTCTTCTTGCCCTTATTGCCGCAGTATTTTCATTCATTCCTTACGTAGGCAATACAATCGGTGGCGGTTTAGCGGCCATGCTGGCATTGGTGTCGGGCGGGCCATCCAGCGTGCTGACTGTATTGATCGTCATGTTTGCTGCACAAATGATCGATAATTATATCACCCAACCTTACGTTGTGGGAAAAGAGGTTGATTTAAATCCCTTTATGACCATTACATCGGTGGTCGCTTTTGGCGTGCTATGGGGCATTGCGGGAGCCATTATCGCCATTCCGCTCACAGGCATCATTCGCGTTGCATTCCAGTATTTACCGAATACAAAATCACTGGCCTTTGTGATGGGGAACGAAAAGCCAGTTGAGGATCTGCAAGGTGTTAAGGAGCAGGTTGACGAGCGAAACAGCGCCTAG
- a CDS encoding sialate O-acetylesterase, translated as MKRIALFLFLLLNTSVFAQVKLARLFSDHVVLQRQKPIPVWGWAKAGEKVKVTLAQQTVQTKADASGKWIVKFNPMEAGGPHTLNVSAKSGQASVNDILIGEVWLCSGQSNMEWSVASAKDFEIEKQNANFPQIRHFKVEHNVTLQPEMDLTAGEWKIASSETVGGFSAVGFFFARELYQKLNIPIGLLHSSWGGSQVEGWISKEGMLSDDELKSYAQNLPKTWQEADIVMDAKLRKALFKSDSYTPTPEDEKKYVSGNADFSTWLKTADPVGQWDWKGLMGYRGKGYMAKEVAIPADLIGKETILSLAENDSPNKIYINGKLIGETAAKGVRKVKIPANSWKQGKNQLVIDHGNMVATPWFGPGMMGNAGNIYVEDGAAKISLAKDWLLMPSFAEKHEYAHLMNNVGTSIYNAMIVPLLPFAIRGSLWYQGEANTGRAYQYRKSFPLLINDWRRLWNDEFSFYWVQLSSYGKDESSNKGSNWAELREAQNMTLSLPKTGMAVTTDVGNPDNIHPTNKQDVAHRLATQALKNDYGQNIPYSSPLYNKVQFSDGKAIVSFKHAENGLTVKDRYGYLKGFEIAGEDKVFYYAKAEIKGNTVEVSHPKVTKPASVRYAWSDAPEEANLFSTDGFPASSFRTDDWPGISIKGKFQ; from the coding sequence ATGAAACGCATTGCACTTTTTCTTTTCCTGCTGCTGAACACATCGGTTTTTGCGCAGGTAAAGCTCGCCCGGCTATTTTCCGATCATGTTGTTTTGCAAAGACAAAAACCCATTCCGGTTTGGGGTTGGGCAAAGGCAGGTGAAAAAGTGAAAGTAACCCTCGCTCAGCAAACTGTGCAAACCAAAGCGGACGCATCCGGGAAGTGGATCGTCAAATTCAATCCGATGGAAGCCGGCGGGCCGCACACTTTAAATGTGTCGGCCAAATCGGGACAAGCGTCTGTAAATGACATTCTGATCGGGGAAGTATGGCTTTGCTCGGGACAGTCTAATATGGAGTGGAGCGTGGCTTCTGCGAAGGACTTTGAAATTGAAAAACAGAATGCGAATTTTCCCCAGATCCGTCATTTTAAGGTTGAGCACAATGTTACCCTGCAACCGGAAATGGATCTGACGGCCGGTGAATGGAAAATCGCATCGTCGGAAACGGTGGGCGGATTTTCGGCTGTGGGATTCTTCTTCGCCCGCGAATTGTATCAAAAATTAAACATTCCGATTGGCCTGTTGCATTCTTCATGGGGCGGCTCGCAAGTGGAAGGCTGGATTAGCAAGGAAGGAATGCTAAGCGACGATGAATTGAAAAGTTATGCGCAAAACCTGCCTAAAACCTGGCAGGAAGCGGATATTGTGATGGATGCCAAGCTCAGAAAAGCGCTTTTCAAAAGTGATTCCTACACGCCGACGCCCGAGGACGAAAAAAAATACGTGAGTGGGAACGCCGATTTTTCAACCTGGCTGAAAACAGCAGATCCCGTTGGGCAATGGGATTGGAAGGGCCTGATGGGCTATCGCGGTAAAGGTTATATGGCCAAAGAAGTGGCAATTCCTGCCGATCTGATCGGGAAAGAAACCATTTTATCGCTGGCAGAAAACGACAGTCCGAATAAAATATACATTAATGGCAAGCTGATCGGCGAAACCGCTGCAAAAGGCGTTCGCAAAGTAAAAATCCCCGCAAACTCCTGGAAACAAGGTAAAAATCAACTCGTAATCGATCATGGAAACATGGTCGCCACGCCCTGGTTCGGCCCGGGAATGATGGGTAATGCGGGTAACATTTATGTTGAGGATGGCGCGGCGAAGATCAGTCTGGCCAAAGACTGGTTGCTTATGCCCTCCTTTGCCGAAAAGCACGAGTACGCACACCTGATGAACAATGTGGGGACGAGCATTTACAACGCTATGATCGTACCGCTGCTGCCCTTCGCGATACGTGGTTCACTTTGGTATCAGGGCGAGGCGAACACAGGAAGGGCCTACCAATATCGCAAATCGTTCCCGCTGTTGATCAATGACTGGCGCAGGCTTTGGAATGATGAATTCTCTTTTTACTGGGTGCAGCTTTCGAGTTATGGAAAGGATGAAAGTAGCAATAAAGGAAGCAACTGGGCTGAGTTACGCGAGGCGCAGAATATGACATTAAGCCTTCCTAAAACCGGTATGGCCGTTACAACCGACGTGGGAAATCCGGACAACATTCACCCGACCAACAAACAGGACGTTGCCCACAGGCTGGCCACTCAGGCTTTAAAAAACGATTACGGCCAAAACATCCCCTATTCTTCCCCGCTTTATAATAAAGTGCAATTCTCTGATGGAAAAGCAATTGTCTCATTCAAACACGCTGAAAATGGCTTGACTGTAAAAGATCGCTATGGCTATCTCAAAGGCTTCGAAATAGCTGGCGAGGACAAAGTTTTTTATTATGCCAAAGCGGAGATCAAGGGAAATACGGTCGAGGTTTCGCATCCCAAAGTAACCAAACCGGCCTCTGTGCGCTACGCCTGGTCGGATGCGCCGGAAGAAGCCAACTTATTCAGCACGGACGGTTTTCCAGCCAGCAGTTTCAGGACAGACGACTGGCCAGGGATTTCCATCAAAGGCAAATTTCAATAA
- a CDS encoding bestrophin family protein, which produces MYTAREIKLGIILPFAWKPILVFFIYALVLCLISYAAGITLGISFVPIGLIGTAVAFYVGFKNNSSYERLWEARRIWGAIVNASRTWGTLTATYIQPLPEDASHDEKEVRTQLIHRHIAYINAVRIQLRAKSVWDDKNTVAHHIVRDQVGNDDAPLLHSLNEFLPADEVQYYLSKKNPATHIMKAQARQLDEIFRKGAINELFYFHMMNIVQEFYNQQGAAERIKNFPFPRQYAYFSKVFVWLFISILPFGLINEFAKLGPDLMWLAIPSYMIIAWVFYTMEVVGDTSENPFENAINDIPMTAICRTIEIDLREMLDEANIPAPVTAVNNILM; this is translated from the coding sequence ATGTATACCGCCCGTGAAATAAAATTAGGGATCATCCTGCCCTTTGCATGGAAACCGATCCTGGTTTTCTTTATTTATGCCCTTGTGCTCTGCCTGATAAGTTATGCTGCCGGCATTACCCTGGGGATTTCATTTGTCCCCATCGGGCTTATCGGCACGGCCGTCGCTTTTTATGTGGGTTTCAAAAACAACTCTTCTTATGAGCGTCTTTGGGAGGCCAGACGCATTTGGGGCGCAATTGTAAACGCCAGCAGGACCTGGGGAACACTCACCGCTACCTATATCCAGCCGCTTCCCGAGGATGCCAGTCATGACGAGAAAGAAGTTCGTACACAGCTCATTCACAGGCACATTGCCTATATCAACGCCGTCCGTATTCAGCTCCGGGCGAAAAGCGTTTGGGATGATAAAAACACGGTTGCCCATCACATAGTCCGGGATCAGGTCGGCAACGACGATGCGCCGCTCCTGCATTCCCTGAACGAATTTCTGCCTGCCGACGAAGTGCAATATTATTTATCCAAAAAAAACCCGGCAACACATATCATGAAAGCCCAGGCCAGACAACTGGATGAAATCTTTCGCAAAGGCGCGATCAATGAGCTGTTTTACTTCCATATGATGAACATTGTCCAGGAGTTTTACAACCAGCAAGGTGCCGCAGAAAGGATCAAAAACTTCCCGTTTCCACGCCAATATGCGTATTTCAGCAAGGTTTTTGTCTGGCTTTTCATTTCCATCCTGCCGTTTGGCCTGATCAATGAGTTTGCCAAATTAGGCCCGGACCTGATGTGGCTGGCGATACCCAGCTACATGATCATTGCCTGGGTATTTTATACCATGGAAGTGGTGGGCGATACAAGCGAAAATCCCTTTGAAAACGCGATTAACGATATTCCGATGACGGCCATTTGCCGCACGATTGAAATTGATCTCCGCGAAATGCTGGATGAAGCAAACATTCCCGCGCCTGTAACAGCAGTCAACAACATTTTAATGTAA
- a CDS encoding serine hydrolase, with translation MVRSFAGFILLNCFSILCSAQKPDTLFLEKLLRSKPDLFLKILNHPKKNEVQILYTQIDRDKNNVPHFKSYSYNLNDLHYFFPASTVKLPTVIFALEKINELHVPDLSAKSTMLTGTAFAKQTAVEKDSSSGNGLPSVEHYIKKILLVSDNDAYNRLYEFISRAEINQKLKKYGLTTSRILNRYAVKDTEITSRHTNPVTFYDWDSLVYYQHGKFDPLDYPLALSNTSMGKAYLDSSDRFVAKPFNMANKNAFSITDQQVVMKKLLFPEVFPENERFNLTRQDYNLIYTYMSKYPAESDFPKYDPKEFWDVYAKFLLYGADKEALPKSNIRIFNKYGDSYGFIIDNAFIVDFENKIEFMLTAVVQSNEDGVYNDDKYEYKEVCYPFMKNLGEAVYEYELQRKKEYLPDLSKFIMKY, from the coding sequence ATGGTTCGATCATTTGCAGGTTTCATTTTGCTGAATTGCTTTTCAATATTGTGCAGTGCGCAAAAGCCGGATACATTGTTTTTGGAAAAACTACTAAGGAGCAAGCCTGACCTGTTTTTGAAAATTTTAAATCACCCGAAGAAAAATGAGGTCCAGATCCTGTACACGCAGATTGATAGGGATAAAAACAATGTTCCGCATTTCAAAAGTTACAGTTATAACCTCAATGACCTGCATTATTTCTTCCCCGCCAGCACGGTAAAACTGCCGACGGTGATCTTTGCACTTGAAAAAATCAATGAGCTGCATGTGCCCGATCTTTCCGCCAAAAGCACAATGTTAACGGGGACCGCATTTGCGAAACAGACCGCTGTGGAAAAGGACAGCTCGTCGGGAAATGGCCTTCCGTCTGTGGAGCATTATATCAAAAAAATCCTGCTGGTAAGCGACAATGATGCCTACAACCGGCTTTATGAGTTTATCAGCAGGGCTGAGATCAATCAAAAATTGAAAAAATATGGCTTAACCACTAGCCGAATCCTCAACCGTTATGCGGTGAAGGATACGGAAATAACTTCACGACATACAAACCCGGTGACGTTTTATGACTGGGATAGTCTTGTTTACTATCAGCATGGCAAATTTGACCCGTTGGATTATCCATTGGCGTTGTCCAACACGAGTATGGGGAAGGCTTACCTGGATAGTTCCGACCGGTTTGTAGCCAAGCCTTTTAATATGGCGAATAAGAATGCATTCAGCATAACGGATCAGCAGGTCGTGATGAAGAAACTGCTTTTTCCCGAAGTATTCCCTGAAAATGAGCGCTTTAATCTGACCCGGCAGGATTATAATTTGATTTACACTTACATGAGCAAATATCCCGCCGAAAGCGATTTTCCAAAATACGATCCAAAGGAATTTTGGGATGTGTATGCGAAATTTTTGTTATACGGCGCTGATAAAGAGGCACTTCCGAAATCGAACATCCGGATTTTCAATAAGTATGGCGATTCCTATGGCTTCATCATTGACAATGCATTCATTGTTGATTTTGAAAACAAAATTGAATTTATGCTGACCGCCGTGGTGCAGTCCAATGAGGATGGCGTCTATAATGATGATAAATATGAGTACAAAGAGGTTTGTTATCCATTCATGAAAAACCTGGGGGAAGCGGTTTACGAATATGAATTGCAGAGAAAAAAGGAATATCTGCCCGATTTGTCTAAATTTATAATGAAATATTGA
- a CDS encoding outer membrane protein assembly factor BamB family protein produces the protein MLKPLSICIAASALFLVAIQQKEFVNKPAEDTEWPEYLGGPDRNHYSPLTQINRENLGKLKVAWTYAMPDSGQTQMNPIIVNGVLYGVTNTVQAFALDAATGKQIWIFGDKSKNGSNTSRGVTYWTDGEDKRIMHAMGSFLYALDAKTGKPIESFGDHGKIDLRTGLPDVAKDKYLVSNTPGTIFEDLIVMPIRLSEDSDAAPGDLRAFNVRTGKLVWTFHTIPYPGEFGYETFPPDAYKNTFTGAANNWAGTAIDRKRGILFVPTGSAGYDFYGGKRKGANLFANCLIALDARTGKRLWHYQTMHHDMWDRDLPAPPNLITVTQKGPDGQPQRIDAVAQVSKQGYVFIFDRVTGKPLFPIKEVTAPKDALPGEFPWPTQPVPTKPASYARQAYTLTEKDISRYAPDHDSLVIKFKGYKKALFAAPSKEGTVIMPGFDGGAEWGGAAADPEDGILYVNSNEMAWILTMKDTPKASEMSNLSPGEKVYTTYCVTCHGPQRKGNAKSGYPSLVDIGARRDRAFVSQIITSGKGMMPGFTMLTAEEKQSLVSFLFGDEKVEAASNATASKKTYLPYQSTGYNKFLDANGLPAIAPPWGTLNAINLNTGDFLWRIPFGEVESLKKQGVPTTGTENYGGPVVTASGLLFIAATKDGKFRVFDKKNGKLLWETMLPAAGFATPSTYAVNGKQYVVIACGGTKLGTKKGNQYVAFALE, from the coding sequence ATGTTAAAACCTCTTTCCATTTGCATTGCTGCGTCAGCGCTATTTCTGGTTGCTATTCAGCAGAAAGAATTTGTAAACAAACCGGCAGAAGACACCGAATGGCCTGAGTATCTGGGCGGTCCGGACCGCAATCATTATTCCCCGCTCACGCAAATCAACAGAGAGAATTTGGGCAAGCTGAAAGTGGCCTGGACATATGCAATGCCCGATTCAGGACAAACACAAATGAATCCGATCATTGTGAATGGCGTTTTATACGGTGTAACCAACACCGTTCAGGCTTTCGCACTGGACGCTGCAACAGGCAAGCAAATCTGGATTTTTGGAGATAAATCAAAAAACGGGTCTAACACGAGCCGCGGCGTCACATACTGGACGGATGGAGAGGACAAGCGCATTATGCACGCCATGGGCTCTTTCCTGTACGCATTGGATGCAAAAACGGGCAAACCCATCGAATCTTTTGGTGATCATGGAAAAATAGACCTGCGAACCGGCCTACCCGATGTCGCGAAGGACAAATACCTGGTTTCCAACACGCCCGGGACCATATTTGAGGATCTGATCGTTATGCCGATCCGGCTTTCGGAAGACTCGGATGCGGCTCCCGGCGACCTGCGCGCATTCAATGTGCGAACGGGAAAGCTTGTCTGGACCTTCCACACGATTCCCTATCCGGGCGAGTTCGGATATGAAACATTCCCTCCGGATGCTTACAAAAACACATTCACAGGCGCTGCTAACAACTGGGCCGGAACGGCAATAGATCGCAAGCGCGGGATTTTGTTTGTGCCTACCGGCTCTGCGGGATATGATTTTTATGGTGGAAAAAGAAAGGGCGCCAACCTATTTGCCAACTGCCTCATTGCCCTCGACGCCAGAACGGGCAAGCGTTTGTGGCACTATCAAACCATGCACCACGATATGTGGGACCGCGATTTGCCGGCGCCGCCTAATCTGATCACGGTTACGCAAAAAGGTCCGGACGGCCAACCCCAGCGAATTGATGCCGTCGCGCAGGTCAGCAAGCAGGGTTATGTGTTCATTTTCGATCGCGTTACCGGCAAACCATTGTTTCCCATCAAAGAAGTGACCGCACCAAAAGACGCGTTACCGGGCGAATTTCCTTGGCCCACGCAGCCCGTCCCTACCAAGCCGGCGTCCTACGCCAGGCAAGCGTACACCCTGACCGAGAAAGACATAAGCCGCTACGCGCCGGATCACGACTCGCTTGTGATCAAATTTAAGGGTTACAAGAAAGCATTGTTTGCAGCGCCCAGCAAAGAAGGCACCGTGATCATGCCTGGATTTGACGGGGGCGCAGAATGGGGCGGCGCCGCTGCTGATCCTGAGGATGGCATTTTATATGTCAACAGCAATGAAATGGCGTGGATACTTACCATGAAAGACACCCCAAAAGCCAGCGAAATGTCAAACCTCAGCCCGGGAGAAAAGGTTTACACCACTTATTGCGTCACCTGCCACGGCCCGCAGCGGAAAGGAAATGCCAAAAGCGGTTACCCCTCGCTGGTTGACATCGGCGCACGCCGCGACCGCGCCTTTGTAAGCCAGATCATTACATCCGGCAAAGGCATGATGCCAGGCTTTACAATGCTTACCGCAGAAGAAAAGCAATCGCTCGTCTCATTCCTATTTGGAGATGAGAAAGTGGAAGCTGCATCCAATGCGACGGCCTCCAAGAAAACTTATCTGCCTTATCAAAGCACGGGTTACAACAAATTTCTCGACGCGAATGGTCTTCCGGCCATTGCTCCGCCCTGGGGGACATTGAATGCCATTAACCTCAATACGGGCGATTTTCTTTGGAGGATTCCTTTTGGTGAAGTGGAGTCTTTAAAAAAACAGGGTGTTCCAACTACGGGAACAGAAAACTACGGCGGGCCGGTGGTAACGGCGAGCGGTTTGCTCTTCATTGCCGCGACCAAAGACGGGAAATTCAGGGTTTTTGATAAGAAAAATGGCAAGCTTCTTTGGGAAACAATGCTGCCGGCCGCTGGATTTGCCACGCCTTCAACTTATGCCGTGAACGGGAAGCAATACGTTGTAATCGCGTGCGGTGGCACCAAGCTTGGGACGAAGAAAGGAAATCAATATGTCGCTTTCGCATTAGAGTGA
- the rluF gene encoding 23S rRNA pseudouridine(2604) synthase RluF, with protein MIRINKYISETGICSRREADKLVEQGRVMLNGRTAVLGDKATAADEVKIDGKLLNVRKSAVYIAFNKPVGITCTTERDVKGNIIDYIRHPERIFPIGRLDKPSEGLIFLTSDGDIVNKILRAGNNHEKEYVVTVDKQITPEFLSKMASGVPVLDTITKKCFVKKEGSHVFTIVLTQGLNRQIRRMCEYLGYHVTKLKRVRIMNVTLENLPTGKWRNLTEEEMQAINAAVETSVKTEEGSHLPGWEE; from the coding sequence TTGATCAGGATTAATAAGTATATCAGTGAAACGGGCATTTGCTCGCGGCGTGAAGCGGATAAGCTCGTGGAACAAGGCCGGGTAATGCTGAATGGCAGAACGGCGGTTTTAGGCGATAAAGCCACTGCTGCCGACGAAGTGAAAATCGATGGTAAGTTGTTGAACGTCAGGAAGTCCGCGGTTTACATTGCTTTCAATAAGCCTGTCGGCATAACCTGCACGACGGAGCGGGACGTGAAAGGAAATATCATTGATTACATCCGCCATCCAGAACGCATTTTTCCGATCGGCCGGCTGGATAAGCCTTCCGAAGGACTTATTTTCCTGACCAGCGACGGCGACATTGTGAACAAGATCCTAAGGGCCGGAAATAATCACGAAAAAGAATATGTGGTAACCGTCGACAAGCAGATCACGCCTGAATTTCTCAGCAAAATGGCATCCGGCGTGCCTGTTTTAGACACAATTACCAAAAAGTGTTTTGTGAAAAAAGAAGGCAGCCACGTTTTTACCATTGTACTGACCCAAGGCCTTAACCGTCAGATCCGGCGCATGTGTGAGTATCTGGGATATCATGTCACCAAGCTGAAACGGGTCAGGATTATGAATGTGACATTGGAAAACTTGCCCACCGGAAAATGGCGAAACCTGACCGAAGAGGAAATGCAGGCGATCAATGCGGCGGTTGAAACTTCGGTTAAGACTGAGGAAGGTTCTCATTTGCCCGGCTGGGAAGAGTAA